The window TAATATCCATAGATAATTCAGTTGAATCAGTTCGCTTAATTTGCATTTCTGTAATCGACGGTCCTGTATCCACCGCATCTGAACTATTGTTGCTGGCCACCTCAGTGTAGTTTGTTTCTGAACTACTATGGATAGCATCCAGGTTCTCAGTTACCGATTCTTCAGAACAAAATAATGAAGTGACAATAACCTGAAATTCATCAGGAACATCTACTTCCACCCACGTTTCTTGGTCTAGAACTGCCTTAATCTTGGTCATCTGCAAATACCAAGACGCAAAGCAGTTATCTTAGAGTACCATACCAGGTGAAACTGAAATTATATAAACGTAAGCAGAGTTGGAACTAACTCGTGATTCATGCTGAAAATCAAGGAAGGCTTTGGCCTGTGACTGTAGTGTTCCCCTAATGCTAAATCCTGGCCTTCCCCCTACCTGCATATGTTGGGAAAAATTGAGATGCATAACACATTGTCTAATCATCACACTAAAAACAAAAATGGAAGATGCAACGAAAAGGAACGGAAAAGGAATAAAAATAAATAAAAGTATTACCTTCTCGGTAGCAGTTATAAACTCTTGTGTGATATTATATATGCTTAAAAACTCCTGTAGTCTCAACTTTGGATGAAGAAGAGCACGAACCCCAAGTAGCTTTGCCCATCTTCCCTGAGCAGCATCACATGCTGCAACAACGGCTTCTGTGTTTTCTCGTAACACATCAGCTCTGTTTAGAATCATTGTTTCAGAATACTGTATAACTTTGGGAACATTTCAAAATTTGTACTATCAAAACCAAACAGTCAAATGGAACACAGGACAGAATAAAACAGCCATTTCGGAATTGGACAACACTTTTGAGGGACAAACAATTCAGAGATAGTATTCTAAAATCTAGACCCATCTAGGTGAGCACTATCATTAAACTTGAAAAACTTAAATGGAGCATATATCATGTATTCTACTTAAATAATATATAAAAACAAGGTTTTTAATCATAAGAACTTTCAGGAGTACAAGTTAGAAACAAGACTAATGCCAAAGAACTAACATGATCAAGAGAATAGACTTCACCTAAAATTCTTAGATGTAGTAGAAGGACTTGTTGCATCATTTGCTTTTCCTTGGAAAGAAAGGGCCTTTGCACCAACTCTCGGAGATGAATACGACATAAGCAAACCACCTTGGCCATCACTTTCTTGAGCTGTTTCTGCAGCCACAGCACCAACTGCAAGTGCAGCGGCTACAGAATCAGATGCATAGTGACCATCAAGGTTGCACATAATCCACTCAATAGCCTTCTTCACTTCAGCAGACCGTACTAGATGTGCCTGCATTCACTAAAATAAATCATATGACATCACACTCAAATAGTGATGTATGCTTTAAAAAAAAAAAAGTAGACACAAACTTTGAAGAAAATCACTCAGCTATTATATTCCCATCTGTTTAGTGATGCTAAATTGTCAACGTAAAAGAGATTATAAATATGTAGATATGACCAAAACCACCACAATTGTCTCTAATATCCCCAACAATTAAACTACTTGACTCAAACTTTAAACTAAGTCTATGAATTTAATATCAACAATATTAATTATTTGAACTCGATAATGGGGTTCCATTTTTGAATATCTTGTGGAATCCAGATAAATCAGTTTCAAGCTCAGCCTAAGCTGTTCATAAACGGTAAAAACTTGTTTGTATCCCTAATCGTCATCATTTTTTATGAACAGGAAGTATACTAGAAAATCAACAAACAAAATTACAGCCATTCCAACCCATAAAAGAAATATAAGAAAGTTAGTCACGCATAGTCTAGTACACATACCCTTACAATCAGAAAGATAGCACTTAAAAGTTGAACAAAGCTTTCAGATGACAGGCTCCTCAACTTGCTTGCAAGTGATGCACCAATACCTACATCACCAAGTGTTCAAAAGTTAAAGAAAAGTACATCTTAGAAAGCAAAGAGAAAAATGTCCCCCTGTATCATGCAAGTTTTCAGTCTTTTGCATACAAGAACAAATCTGATTATAAAGAAATCATATGACTAATAATTATATCATCATCCACTTATCTTGTTTCAACAAAGTTTTCGGTCACATGAGAAGAAAATAAACAATATAACAGATTTCTCACCGTCTGCATCTGCAACTCGCTCTCCAGGCGTAAAATCGGATTCCAGAGGTCGGGAAACTAGAATGGGAAGCAGCTCTGCAACTGCATTCTTAATAGCATTCTTCATATCAGCCGTGAGTTGGTCACGATATAGCCTCAACACAGAAGGGAGCTTAGCCTGAAAGTGAAAAGGATACCATCAGACATATGAAAAAAATAAAAATAAAACAATGCCAAAATACATCACAATGCACATGCACAGTTGATAAAAGCATGTAAAACACCAACTGAGAGTTGAAACCGTACACTGAAGTAAAGATTATTCCATAATAATGTTCTTGCAAGTCCCACAAAGCTATCCATATTATGTGCTCCATATAAATTACAATAACTATACGACACCTTTTTTGATATCAGACCATAAAGTTCATTAACTCTCTTCTCTTTCATCAACTCTCTGGTTTCCAACCGTGGATACTATTATAAAATAATTACTCGTAGTAAATTTATACCATAAATACTCACTGTTCTAAGTAATCCAATGATGATCGGAAGAAGACGATCTTGATAATTGGAGGTTTCTTCATCGTCCAACTTAACCTGAGAGTAACAATGTCAAAGTAATCAGTTCACATCTAAGAATCTTCCACTGGCTACTGAAATTCAAATAACAGTAAAGGACTTCAAAATGAAGCAGCCACATGGCAATGACACTTGTAGACCCTTAACTACAAAGTTCTGAAAAGCCACTCTACGGCCTTGTTTGATTCAGGGAATAAAAGACTGGGGTTGGGAAAATTTGGTGAGTGCATTGTTGTGACACTATACAGATTAATCAACTCTAAGATAGGTTTTCCCAATCTATGCAATGCAACCCCTCCAGGAAGAGAATTGAATTCTTCATAAAGGAAAGAAAGACTAAGATATTTGAGACAAAGAGTTAAGTTTTTACTCTCAAAATAAACAACTTTCAGACAGTGAATAAGCAAATGTAATTGAGCTTACTTCACCATCTTCCCCATTCATGAGTATGGATGCTCTTGCTTTTGCTTTTGATATAATTATAGTGTCTGTATCTCCAGCATCATGTATTGAAGCACGCATAAAGTCTGAAGACAGAATGCTACAAGAATAAATTTAATAAGTTACTCAAGTCAGGTCTCATATCAGCTATTCTCATCTCAAAGAAAGAATGTCTACTCATTGCATGTTTATTGCAAATGTTAGTTGCACAACAACATAATCAATTTTCCTTGAGAAGAACACAATCTTTTGTTGGGTTGAGATTTGAGGAGAAAGGAGTTGAATGACTGCCAACCCTTGTCCAATCAAAGAAACTGTCTCACTCATTCATTTCATATCTAATGCCACCATTAAGGGAAAGTACCTGTTTATGGAGTCAATTGAAGCTGCTACACGATCCCTGAGGTGATGAAAGCAATGTAGACCAGTAAGTTCATCCCCGTCCTATTACACATATAAAACATCAATAAGGAACATGACACTGCAGTCCAGTAGACTAATTCTTTCAAACTACATTAGTAAGTGGCAGCAGCTAAAGAAACGATAAATAAAAAGTACCAGCAAATGTTGCAGGTCATCTGTGACATCCAAAGCTCCAGCACAATCTGCAGACGCAACAAGCTGTATCACAGAAAAAAGTATATCAGCTTATATCAGGAAAGTGGCTGCCTATAGTCGTAAGTCGTAACTGTACAAATTACAATGATATTAACACAGAAGATAGAGAAAGGGGCATAATTCACAGACACCAAGAAAAGAGAAGAAATGCCACCAAAAATAAAAATCATCACAACATCTATAATCCTTAAAGACTTCCGTACATTGAGTCTTAGTAAGGTTTCATACAACGATATCATTGTTTCAGGTGTGCACCAACTCGTAAGAAGTATTATAGCTAATTTTCCATTAAGTAAATTAACATGACGAATGCTGCAGAAGGTTGAACTGTGAGGTTGCGCAAAGTCTTATATACCTAAACATTACCGATTTCAAATTGCCATTTTACAATGCCACTGCCATCTAGAAATCCTAAGCATCAGGTATTACCCTAAGGTCGTAAACCGCAACTACAACTCTAGAATTCTACACTACACAGCTAACAATTGTCATTAACATACAAGAATCGATATGCATTACCAGTTTAAGTGCCGAAAGAGCTTGATTGACATATAGAATGAGCCTCAGTTTCTGTTGCAGAGCCAACAAATTACTCCTGGTAACATTGAGCTCCTGAATCTGCCTAGCAGAGTCCACCAAATCCACATCCAACAGCGAAATGGTCTCCTTGAGCTCCTTTATCCGATTGCATCCCTCCACGATCTTCACATTCAAGT of the Fragaria vesca subsp. vesca linkage group LG6, FraVesHawaii_1.0, whole genome shotgun sequence genome contains:
- the LOC101304883 gene encoding vacuolar protein sorting-associated protein 54-like, whose translation is MSGSNAPKRSTVTMDSTRSPHTRSNSLPDPSSSSSSTSQSLASILNNPNASDSSSSWSAWWSSSASVAAPPEFLPLLPKSASDSLTRSDFQPYLSSISDHYNRFDDILNHLKKESLDDLDSIGGQGEALVACLREVPALYFKEDFALEDGATFKSACPFSGAAENLVLQEKLTHYLDVVELHLVKEISLRSNSFFEAQGQLEDLNVKIVEGCNRIKELKETISLLDVDLVDSARQIQELNVTRSNLLALQQKLRLILYVNQALSALKLLVASADCAGALDVTDDLQHLLDGDELTGLHCFHHLRDRVAASIDSINSILSSDFMRASIHDAGDTDTIIISKAKARASILMNGEDGEVKLDDEETSNYQDRLLPIIIGLLRTAKLPSVLRLYRDQLTADMKNAIKNAVAELLPILVSRPLESDFTPGERVADADGIGASLASKLRSLSSESFVQLLSAIFLIVRAHLVRSAEVKKAIEWIMCNLDGHYASDSVAAALAVGAVAAETAQESDGQGGLLMSYSSPRVGAKALSFQGKANDATSPSTTSKNFRADVLRENTEAVVAACDAAQGRWAKLLGVRALLHPKLRLQEFLSIYNITQEFITATEKVGGRPGFSIRGTLQSQAKAFLDFQHESRMTKIKAVLDQETWVEVDVPDEFQVIVTSLFCSEESVTENLDAIHSSSETNYTEVASNNSSDAVDTGPSITEMQIKRTDSTELSMDITGKSKSTSADGAGKNKADVTNSVAQNNHSNMKERGKSTSQTLSYKGVGFHMVNCGLILMKMLSEYIDMNNFFPVLSSEVVHRIVEILKFFNTRTCQLVLGAGAMQVSGLKSITSKHLALASQVISFTYAIIPELRQILFLKVPETRKAMLLSEIDRVAQDYKVHRDEIHTKLVQIMRERLLVHLRGLPQIVESWNRPEDADPQPSQFARSLTKEVGYLQRVLTRTLHEVDVQAIFRQVIIIFHSQISEALSRLEISTPQAKDRLCRDVKHILGCIRSLPSDKMSESGTPNWGQLDEFLVQRFGSEAS